CCACATTCTTAAGAAAATGCCATTCACCCTTCTGCTTACTTGTACTCTGCAGATTCCGACTATGAAAATGCCAATCGGTCTGCAGATGTGGATGTGGAGCTCATGGCTTTTCAGTCCATTATTGGAGACGATTACAAAGGTTTTGACTTGGATCTCTGTTTGGCACAAAACAAGAGTGCTCGCACAAGAAACTCTTTTGGAAGTAAAACAGCAATGTGAGGTTTGATTAAATTTTCATCATGCCCCTGTTTCAGATGGCAACAGCGCTAATGCCATGGAGAGCTGGGGTGACGGAAGCCGATGCCTGAAACTGAAAGGACAAATGCGATACATGCCCGAGTGGGAGTCTATCATCTTCCTTGGAACACCTGTGTAAGAATAACATGACCCAACACTCGCACGCATAAACACAAGCAGGTGCACACTCGAGGACAAAACCCCTCATGAATACTTTTTAGTTGCAAAGCAAAACATTAAGTGCAAAGAGCACTACATCGAGTGCGCAAACTAAAAGGCTGGTGGGCACTGAATCAGTTCAGGGGCCCATTCGAGCGGCTCTCGCCATGCATGAAATGAACTGCTAATTAGCTTGTAATCAGACAGTGCCGCTCTTGTGAGCCTAATGGGAACCCATTTTCAAGCGAGAGTGTTTCTCCACAAAAAGCATTACCAAAACATCCACATCCTTCTATAAAGCACAGAATTTTGTGATGAAGTGCGCTCATGCCTACATTGAAGCAGTAAAGAGGCGTTACACTCTTTCTCAAATATTAAAACATTCACTGCTACGctgcaatgaaaacaaaattaagacaatgttttaagttacaagaataaagtcagaatgctAAGTGAAAATATTTGACCATTACAATCATAAATGCAACATTATTTTTATGTGATCTATGACTCTGTAAAACTTGCTTGAATTGAAAAATATTCACGAGGGAAAGTAAAACTaaaataatgtggttgcacaagtgtgcacaccctcacaACGGGTtgtggctgtgttcagaattaTTCAAATTCATGGAGTCAGCACACACAGCACATTTTCATTTGCTTTCTAACATAAGCCTGAAGGTTTTATGCTAACACTGTTATTTTGAACTGTTCATAACTCCTTCTACTTTGTTTATATAAAGCCTAAATTtcaaatgaagacaaaaaaTGTCCTGATGCTGTCATCACCATGCTCCGATCTTTTGGAACTAAGAAGTTCAACCTTTCATCAGATTATAAAATATTTCCAACATGCTTCCTTGCCACATAAAGTAATATTATCAAAGGGTAAAATAAAATCCTCATCTTCACAATTGTAGTGCTTTTGCAAAATGTATTAAATGCAAATTTCTCAGTTTCGTTTTGTCCATCCGCCCCTGTCATTAattttgtttgtgtgcatggGCAGGATGGAAAGCCTGAGTGCCATGTTTAAAACCGGACTGTACATCAATGACCTGAGCATGCACGACTCCAGCAGAGATTTGGTGCTGGCAGGCACACAGCAGTCGGAGGAGCTGAAAAGAGCACTCATACAGGTTTCCTCTTTTTTAGAAACATGCTCGATATTATTTAGTTGATTattacattatattatattatattatattatattatattatattatattatattatattatattatattatattttgtttctttatttAGTCCTACAAGACAAGCAATTTTTTTGTACCGGTAATCTCTTTACTGTCTGAGTACAGGAGCAAAAGAAGTCCAGCAAGCTAGAGGAGAGCATGAAGATGCTGGACTATGAAATGAAAAAGACAGATGACCTCCTTTACAGAATGATTCCTAAGCCAGTAGCAAAGAGACTGCGCAAAGGAGAGCCGGCTGTAAACACTTGTGAGGTCAGAAATGGAACTTTCTTGCTGCACGACATATTCAAATCATGATCGTCAAATGATTTCCCCAGtgttgcaaataaataaatgaataaataaataatccaaaTGCTAGCAACCACATCACATCCACTGTGCCAAAACACAATAACAAATGCTTCATCACAAAAATCCATTGCTACTCTTTAGCTCACTTTCATCTGTTCTAGCTTTGCTTTATTTTTAGCATTGGATCTAAATAAAGACAAGGTCCAATTTAGCATCTGTCACTATGGTTAAGCATATTTTTGTACAGTAACAGGCCTACACACATTCAAAACGATCCAACTAATATTTTGGACTTTATCGAcatgaaatgaatgaatgaatatggGTTTGCAGCACATTTTGTGTTCAAGCACAGCAACACCAAAGCTATTTGGTAGCAGGTAGTTATCATTTGGGTAAGCAAGCATACTTTCTTGCAAAACCGATGACAGTGTAGTAATTTCCTTCTTCGGCATTCATTGTGTTTCTTCCAGGTGTTCCCAGATGTGACCATTCTTTTCAGTGACGTGGTGGGATTCACTCGCATTTGTAGCCACATCACGCCGTTGCAGGTGGTGTCCATGCTCAACACCATGTACACTTTGTTTGACACACTCAGCGAGAAGCACAGAGTCTTCAAGGTGTGCATGTTTTCCTAAGTATACCAGTATTTTCTCTGTTCACGTGTGCTCAAGTCAAGTCCGTTACCTTGCAAGGTTGAGACCATCGGAGATGCCTACATGGTGGTCGCGGGTGCTCCGGAGAAGACCAAGTATCACGCACATAACATTTGTGACATGGCATTGGACATGGTGCGCTCCATCGATCACTTGAAAGACCCCTCAAATGGAAACAACATACAGATTCGTGTCGGTGGGTTGGGTTTCACGCCTATGCTGCTGATGATTATGTAATACTGTATGATCAGACAATTATTAGGGACAGGAAGTGAAATTGATACACaccttgtttgtaaacaaatgtaGTGCAGCTCAGTCTCTGGCAGACGGACGTCAAGGTGATATGCTTTTggctcaacttttttttctcgtttGAAGCGGCATCACACCAATGTGATTGTTAGTGCAGGTTGAGGGGAGGAAAAAGAAGTAGCACAGTACAAGTGCAACTTCCAGAGGCATTTAAACAGTCTCTCTGGGCTCTTAAGAAAGAAGCTAAAGCAATAACAAATGCCAGTGGTGATTTATAGGATAATAATTCAGACTACCCTTTCATCCTTCATTCTCTAAAAAGAAGACAAACTAGTGTTGCACTTTTCTAATAACACATTTAAGCGGTCAATGATTTATTTGAAGTCATTCAAGCTTCTTTCTGTTTGGACAAAAGATAATATTGTTTTTTGAGTTACACCCTTGGTGATTATACATTTATGTGGTTTCAGTTAATAGCAGGCCCCCTGAGGGCAATTGCAATGGGGCCTGTGATGAAAACAAGTCTTACACAAATGGACCTACTTTGTTGTGGCTGCAGGCATCCACTCTGGCATGGTGGTAGCAGGTGTGGTTGGACACAAGATGCCCCGATACGGTCTGCACGGCGACACAGTCCACACGGCGTCGGCCATGGAGAGTAACGGAAAGGTGACGAAAGCCAAGCAAAATGAACCCTGCTATTCACAAAATAACGTTTGccagaagatggtgccaaagcccAGACTAATAGGGATGCAGTAATTGCGGTCAAAAATCAAGGATCACATTAGCAGCCCGTGTGCCTGTTCCATGAATTGTTGACAAGTGATAGGTCAAGCTTCTAAATGTTGGATCCAAAGAACAAGAAGGggttattggaaaaaaaaaaaaaagtactactCAAGAAGGTCTTTGTCTCTCTTCATCAGGAAATGCATATCCAGCTCAGCAGCGCCACTTATGAACACCTGAAAGGAAGCCACTTTATTTTCGAAAGGAGGGGCACCATTACCATCAAGGTTGGAGTCAAAACAACACACAGTATCGAAATTGTAGCTGTACTGCAAATATTCGCTATGACAACATAATTAATTGCTGTAGGACACGTGAATAGCACAGTGGGATGATGTGTTGGCAGTAAATAAATGTTATCTGCGTGCACAAAAACTTCCCTCAGGCTACAGCTGGTGCAAATGGAAGATGTGCGTATCAGCAAACCAACCAAAATAACTGGCAATGTTTTGGCTGTGGGCAGAGAACATATTTAGCATTTTGAGTGTGTAACTATCGCctgcttgcttttctttttatctCCAGTCTGACTTGTGTAGAGTACATTTGGTGATAATGCCAACAAAATTTCTCCCAAAGCAGCCGTCAGGAAGGAtcttaaggggaaaaaaagaaagttgtTTTGTAAACTTCCTTTTATGAGACAGGTTGTGCTATGAATATTTAAATATAGGAACAGAAACGATTTTTCCAGGAAAGATCCTATACCTTAGTAGAAGCTCAAATCAGACCATGCTTTCAATTGGtttcttattaattatataaccagCCACTTATTTTAGGAATGTAACAATATGTATTAtagtttttggttttgttcaCAAGCAATGTACACAGTTACCAAAtcaatcaccaaatgattcctgagtgcggcaccgctgctgctcactgctcccctctcccccaggggatggatcaaaatcacatggtgatgggttaaatgcagaggacaaatttcaccacacccagatgtgtgtgtgacgatcactgggactttaacttaactAAAGTCTCAACATCGAAAGATGAGCATCAAAATATAACAAGTTGTGTTACAATTTTTTCCAGATCCTTGATTaggaaaaaattgtttttatggaAAACTGTATCTTGGTAGCTGAAGTTCACCTCGGGCAAcacaagttttatttttattttttttatttgggagaCACTCTTGTTTTATTCCCATCAAGAAGATAGCCATTCAACCCAAATACATTAATTCCAACCTTAAATTGGGCCAGGGTATAAATAATTTGTGATGAAACATGTCCTTTCTTTCATCTTTTAGGGCAATGTGGAGATTGAGACCTACTGGCTGAAAGGTAAACGGGACAAAGATGGAAACGCCCAAGCGGCGTGTCCTCAATTCGAGACCCAAACCATCAGTAAGGCCATCAGCAAGGCCACCATCACTGAGGTCATCACCGAGGGTGACGAGGAGGGACTGGTAGGGATGCAACAAAATCGTACTTTGGCCTATCGCACACCGAGCGAAGTGGACAAGACCAACCGAACTGGTCGCTCTCCCTTATAATCCTCTCTTTGTGGCCATCCACATGTTTTTGTGGTTCAATAGAAATGTATACAGTACAGTATATTGTTTGTGGAGCCTCAAGAAATCCAATATAGGATTGGAGGTTTTCAGTTGCGGCATGTCGTCGATTGTGTTCAGTCACCAACTGTATTTATTTTCCCAACAATCCACTTCAGTCAATTTTGGTAGCATCACTTGATGACTATACTGCCCAAAAAATGAGGATATTGGATTTTCGGCTGGAAATTCAGAATGAACCTAAACTGAACAACTTATGACTAGACATTTAATCAACGTATGAACTTTGCCATTCAAATGACGCTGACCTGTACAGATATTACTCCATATTAGGTTCATTCTGAAACTGTGCTCAAAATTCCTAACTTTGTGTAAGTTACCTAATAATTTTTTAAGCTCTATCTTGGACTTTGTATCCTTGTTTTCAGGTTTTCCCTCTGGTACCGGGTGAGGACGAAGATGATGTCAAATCTATTCACTCTCATCGCATCAAGATGGAGAATTCAGGCCATTCTCTGGAGGAGTCCGTGGAAGAGTGTCGTGTGGAGGAGATGTCTGTTCACAAGGTAAAACAGAAAAGTAAAAAGACCAAGTTTTGTTGCTTTGTTCAAATTCATAATATGCATGCTGTGTTGTCAGTCCCATTACAAAGACGCTTTGCAGGAGTGCTTGGAGGACGCTCACCTGGAGTTGGAGTCACCCGAGTGTGATGGCAGGGATTCCATGATGGAGTCACGTGACAGCTCCTGTGACTCTCACTGCTCCAAGAGTGCCATGTGTTCTGTGTCCTGAGCTAGTACACATTAAAATGGAAAAGCCAAACAGACACTAGCTGATGCCATAGCCAGTAATCGACTCTTTGTGCATCTGATGTAAAACGCTGACAAAcaatttgtttgctttttggaCTTTTGATTCTAGCCGTGATGAACTCCAGTGATCTGTCTTGAGTACATTTGACATGAGACTGATAGACTTTGTTTTATTGCATAGTGATAGAAGAAACAATACATATTGTCTAATAGCCCAGTGGGAATAGATATTTCAATTAACACATTACAACTTCACCTTAAAGCAATTAAATTGTTTATCCCCATCCAAAAAATGTCATTGCTATGTggttcagttgaacactcttgtgTTTATTTCTTGCAGTCTTGCACGCTTTAGCTACTACTAGTTAGATCTGACAATCAAATGGCTTTTTCTTTTCAGAAAGTTTGTCTGCTACTATTTATTATACCACTCCAAAAGTAGTGATGTGACATCGTGTGaagtatatacacatatatatatatatatatatatagttaggagcttccgtgtcttgatatctgtggtctgtatatcttcctttggccaccgtataattctggagggaccatcatgggaggacaagcccctacatgggatgtaccaccgaaacatagctgaagtggctgatatccagaaatcctaccaatggctagaaagagctggtctgaaggacagcacaaaggcactgatcctggctgcacaagaacaggccttgagcaccagagcaatagaggcccaaatctaccaggtgtagattgtgcaaagaaggtcctgagacaatccatcaCATAACTGcatggtgtaagatgctggcagttaaagcatacatggagcgccataaccaagtagctggaatagtgtacaggaacatctgtgcagagtatggactggaagtcccaagatccaagtgggaaacacctccaaaggtggtagagaatgaccaagccaagatcctctgggacttccagatccagacagacagaatggtaatggcgaaccaaccggacggacattgtggtggtggacaaagagcagaggaaagccgttgtggttgacatagccatcccaaatgatggtaacattaggaaaaaggaacatgagaaacttgagaaatatcaagggctcagagaagagctggagaaggcctggagagtgaagacttcagtggtacctgtggtcattggagcactaggggcagtaacccccaaactgggggagtggctgaaacagatcccaggaaaaacatctgacatctcagtccagaaaagtgcagtactaggaacagcaaagatactgcgtagaaccctcaagctcccaggcctctggtagaggacccgagcttgaagggaaaaagagaccacccatggggggtgaggaaaagtttttttaatttttttttcaatatatatatatatatatatatatatatatatatatatatatatatatatatacatatatagtacacagACTagcacacaaataaataaaaacataaaataaatacatttgggaAATTCTGGgaccaaaaacattttctcACTTAATAATTTTTCAGTTCAATTCACCCCGTAAAAGGTTTAAATAAAGTTAACAGCGGTGCAAAAAGATTTCAAAGGATCTACAattgaaaaatgacttttttttctttgatttgATCATTTCAATGATACCAAGCAGTCATAGGCATCTGAGTTTAGCGTTTTAAATAATCATGTGTGGTATATCATGTACGTAGATGACATTAGACGCAATGATGTAATGCCAGTCAGATGTGATTCCCAATTGACAGGCCTTCAGTCGAGGTGCACTTAAAGGTGGCGTCCTCTCGATCTTGGCCGCTCCTGACGCTGCTGTGGGAGTCTGTCGGCGTCGAGGTGATGGAGCAGTGGAAGCAGAAAGCGTAGAAGAACGCCAGGAGGAGCAGGAGGCAGACGCCGCAAAAAATCACCACGATCACGACGATGTGCGGTTGCATGTGCCCCTCTTCCCATGGAAACTGCGTAGCTGCGGTCTGGGGGTGAAAGGTCATCCGTGTGGCGTTGAGACTCCCTGGTGCAGTTACTGTGGGCATTGGATGGGTGACATGTGCCATGATTGGAGCCCTACAGGAAAAATGAAATTGCCCGTTTGAGCACTGAGATTCCACGTAAAAACAAAGCACATTCATATGTATTTTTAAGAGTAAAAGGGCACAGATTTCTTTTGTTcttaccagtgtgtgtgtgtgttgatccAGTCTGTCAGGATGTCTTCTTTTATGGAGTACAGCTACGATTAAGTGACAGATGTATAAAGGGAAAGAGGGGAGGGAGATGGTGGTTGGAGAATAACAAGGagggttgccatggaaactctTTGACAATGTGACATCACATCTTCGGGGTGTtttagccatccatccattttttgggATGGCTTAGCCTCATTAGGGAGAGCTGTAGCCTATCGGCTACGACTGTGCGAGAACAGATATCATTTAATGTCTTTCATGAATGGGGGAGAGAATTCACATAAGCACAGGGGGCAACATGCAAACTGTACATgaaattcaaacaacaaaaCCTCTCGTCTCGACTGTGAAGCAGACAACTTGTCCCCCACCGTATTTCACTTGTAACACAGTATTGCCACCTGTTGGTTGAAGAAGCACCCGTCGAGAATCCAGTGTGCTTTTACGCTCCAAATGGTTCCCTCCACCCCCTGCAGAGCTCCTACAACGGATAACGCCGCCCACGAGCATTGCTTCTTCTTGGTGTTGCCATGGAGAATTTCACCACATAGAAGTATACTGTCAAAATTTCCGACAAAAAGCCTGCCCCATACATCAAGAAAGAAGCAATCACTTCATGTGGGAGACAAGCCAACAAAGTCTGATGTGGCGTTGAAGTGCTTTCAGACGTCTAATTACATCTACACATAATAGAAACAAAAGATCCATTAAATCAGGGCTATGACGGCCAAATGGAAGTGTCAGCCTCCACCAGGGTCAAACTCAAATACAATGTATGGTAAGGTGGAAAAAAACAGTTGCTCGTGCCTCTGGACACATTTGTCCAAGGACACAAAAGTGAAGACTGAGGGAGGGGGTCTCTGCCGATTTCCCTGCACATTTCAACAATTAAATTGAAGGAGAATAATCCCTCCATTTATTCATGCGGGCCAGATCGCTATGAGGGGTTGTGAGGggcataatttattttttttattattcttcaTTACCTTTCACACACACTACTCTGGTCTTTCTGTGTGCAATTTGCATGTTCCTTCCATATTTGCATGTGCTTTCTCCGGGGTTCTTTAACTtcctcacacattccaaaaacatgggtCTTAGATTAAAGTTGTCTATAAGtgagaatgtgtgtgaatggataATTGTctgtatgtgccctgtgattggccaaagtcagctgggctgAAGCCCTTCTATGACCCGTGTGGTGAAGCGATATAGGGGcctgaaaagaaatgaaaattggAAAAGCAAAAGAAGATCACCGAAcaatttattgtcaaaaatgtcaaaatacaCTTTACACACACAATAAACTACAGTTCGAATGGTAGTGATGGCAACAGTTCTAACACAGTTAAGCTAAGTTTGCATAGTTTTCATAGGATCACCAGACAAGGATCTGAGGGATGATGGACAGGAACACAATGGAAGCCTAATTAACTTATCATTGCCTAAATATTAACAGGAtgacatattttaaaaagaaattattCACATCTgtattgtgtgcatgtgc
The sequence above is drawn from the Syngnathus scovelli strain Florida chromosome 1, RoL_Ssco_1.2, whole genome shotgun sequence genome and encodes:
- the LOC125983144 gene encoding soluble guanylate cyclase 88E-like isoform X1, giving the protein MYGLLCESLHDFIKESYGDDVWKLVRERADVRLHSFVTHQVYSESVIPRIAKAASGVTGTPYNELMNSWGVYFLGFVGKYGYDRILKVLGRHVRDFVNGLDNLHEYLRFSYPKVQPPTFFCQEESATGVTLHYRSKRKGYLHYAMGQLRQMGKQFYDTDIHVEVLSEQMVGDYSHVTMRLNFDNSAYRYIMKEDEEEQEILPITSDFFFEVFPFNIVFRQDMVVHNVGSGLSTVFPDLDGKKINDAFLLARPLVEFTWNMIISHPNNLFEIMSKEPVKRERNLHNRVQSKSGSHVNSRRDSDYENANRSADVDVELMAFQSIIGDDYKDGNSANAMESWGDGSRCLKLKGQMRYMPEWESIIFLGTPVMESLSAMFKTGLYINDLSMHDSSRDLVLAGTQQSEELKRALIQEQKKSSKLEESMKMLDYEMKKTDDLLYRMIPKPVAKRLRKGEPAVNTCEVFPDVTILFSDVVGFTRICSHITPLQVVSMLNTMYTLFDTLSEKHRVFKVETIGDAYMVVAGAPEKTKYHAHNICDMALDMVRSIDHLKDPSNGNNIQIRVGIHSGMVVAGVVGHKMPRYGLHGDTVHTASAMESNGKEMHIQLSSATYEHLKGSHFIFERRGTITIKGNVEIETYWLKGKRDKDGNAQAACPQFETQTISKAISKATITEVITEGDEEGLVFPLVPGEDEDDVKSIHSHRIKMENSGHSLEESVEECRVEEMSVHKSHYKDALQECLEDAHLELESPECDGRDSMMESRDSSCDSHCSKSAMCSVS
- the LOC125983144 gene encoding soluble guanylate cyclase 88E-like isoform X3, with translation MYGLLCESLHDFIKESYGDDVWKLVRERADVRLHSFVTHQVYSESVIPRIAKAASGVTGTPYNELMNSWGVYFLGFVGKYGYDRILKVLGRHVRDFVNGLDNLHEYLRFSYPKVQPPTFFCQEESATGVTLHYRSKRKGYLHYAMGQLRQMGKQFYDTDIHVEVLSEQMVGDYSHVTMRLNFDNSAYRYIMKEDEEEQEILPITSDFFFEVFPFNIVFRQDMVVHNVGSGLSTVFPDLDGKKINDAFLLARPLVEFTWNMIISHPNNLFEIMSKEPVKRERNLHNRVQNSDYENANRSADVDVELMAFQSIIGDDYKDGNSANAMESWGDGSRCLKLKGQMRYMPEWESIIFLGTPVMESLSAMFKTGLYINDLSMHDSSRDLVLAGTQQSEELKRALIQEQKKSSKLEESMKMLDYEMKKTDDLLYRMIPKPVAKRLRKGEPAVNTCEVFPDVTILFSDVVGFTRICSHITPLQVVSMLNTMYTLFDTLSEKHRVFKVETIGDAYMVVAGAPEKTKYHAHNICDMALDMVRSIDHLKDPSNGNNIQIRVGIHSGMVVAGVVGHKMPRYGLHGDTVHTASAMESNGKEMHIQLSSATYEHLKGSHFIFERRGTITIKGNVEIETYWLKGKRDKDGNAQAACPQFETQTISKAISKATITEVITEGDEEGLVFPLVPGEDEDDVKSIHSHRIKMENSGHSLEESVEECRVEEMSVHKSHYKDALQECLEDAHLELESPECDGRDSMMESRDSSCDSHCSKSAMCSVS
- the LOC125983144 gene encoding soluble guanylate cyclase 88E-like isoform X2 — its product is MYGLLCESLHDFIKESYGDDVWKLVRERADVRLHSFVTHQVYSESVIPRIAKAASGVTGTPYNELMNSWGVYFLGFVGKYGYDRILKVLGRHVRDFVNGLDNLHEYLRFSYPKVQPPTFFCQEESATGVTLHYRSKRKGYLHYAMGQLRQMGKQFYDTDIHVEVLSEQMVGDYSHVTMRLNFDNSAYRYIMKEDEEEQEILPITSDFFFEVFPFNIVFRQDMVVHNVGSGLSTVFPDLDGKKINDAFLLARPLVEFTWNMIISHPNNLFEIMSKEPVKRERNLHNRVQSKSGSHVNSRRDSDYENANRSADVDVELMAFQSIIGDDYKDGNSANAMESWGDGSRCLKLKGQMRYMPEWESIIFLGTPVMESLSAMFKTGLYINDLSMHDSSRDLVLAGTQQSEELKRALIQEQKKSSKLEESMKMLDYEMKKTDDLLYRMIPKPVAKRLRKGEPAVNTCEVFPDVTILFSDVVGFTRICSHITPLQVVSMLNTMYTLFDTLSEKHRVFKVETIGDAYMVVAGAPEKTKYHAHNICDMALDMVRSIDHLKDPSNGNNIQIRVGIHSGMVVAGVVGHKMPRYGLHGDTVHTASAMESNGKEMHIQLSSATYEHLKGSHFIFERRGTITIKGNVEIETYWLKGKRDKDGNAQAACPQFETQTISKAISKATITEVITEGDEEGLVFPLVPGEDEDDVKSIHSHRIKMENSGHSLEESVEECRVEEMSVHKECLEDAHLELESPECDGRDSMMESRDSSCDSHCSKSAMCSVS